The bacterium DNA window GCTGCCGGCGCAGGTGACGCAGCAACTGCTCGGCCTGCTTTCTGCGGAGGAGCTGAGCAAGACGCGCCAACTGCTCGGCTATCCCGAACAAAGCGTCGGCCGGCTGATGACGCCGGAATACGTCGCGATCCGGCCGGAGTGGACGATCGGCCGGGCGGTGGAACACATTCGCCACTACGGCAAGGATGCCGAAACCATCAACATGATCTACGTCGTTGACCATCACGGCAAGCTCATCGACGATTTGCGCCTGCGGAAACTGATTCTTGCCGATCCGTCGGAAGCAGTGGCCACCGTCATGGATTATCGCTACGTGGCGCTCTCGGCTTATGCCGACCGGGAGGCGGCGGCGAAGCTCATGCAAAAATACGATCGCGTCGCTCTGCCGGTGACGGATTCCGACGGCGTGCTCATCGGCATCGTCACGGTCGATGACATCATCGACGTGGTCGAGAAGGAAGCAACGGAAGATATACACAAAATGGCGGCGGTCGAAGCGCTCGATGAGCCTTATTTGCGCATCGGCTTCTTGCGCATGATAAAAAAACGCGCCGGATGGCTCACGGCCTTGTTTCTTGGCGAAATGCTGACGGCAACGGCCATGGGCTATTTCGAACACGAAATCGCTCGTGCCGTGGTGTTGGCGTTGTTCATTCCGCTCATCATCAGCAGCGGCGGCAATTCCGGCTCGCAAGCGGCCTCGCTCATCATCCGCGCCATGGCGCTGGAGGAAGTTCGACTGCGCCAGTGGTGGCGCGTGATGCGCCGTGAATTCTTCACCGGCCTTGCACTCGGTGCGATACTCGGCACGATAGCCTTCGTGCGCATCGTTTCCTGGCCGCGCCATGCCACCCTTTACGGGCCGCACTATTTGCTCGTGGCGGCAACCGTTGCCCTGAGCCTGGTCGGCGTTGTCACCTGGGGCTCGCTCACCGGCTCGATGCTGCCATTTGTCATGCGACGATTGGGCTTTGACCCGGCCGCGTCTTCCGCGCCGTTCGTCGCCACCCTGGTCGATGTCACCGGATTGGTGATATACTTTTCCCTCGCACTGGTTGTCTTGCACGGCACTTTGCTTTAGGCAAAGGCCATGCGGGCACAAAAAAGTCAATTGAGCAATGATGAATCTCCTTGAACTGACCTCTGCCGTTTGCGCCGGCTCCCTGTTGGCGGGATTCCTGGGGGCGCTCACCGGATTGGGCGGGGGTGTCGTGCTCATTCCCATGCTGACGCTGGGATTCGGCGTTGACATTCGCTACGCCATCGGCGCCTCGCTGATTTCCGTGATCGCCACCTCGTCGGGTGCCGCGGCGGCGTATGTGAAAGACGGCTTGTCGAATATTCGCGTCGGCATGTTCCTGGAGATCGCCACCACTTTCGGCGCGCTGCTGGGCGCTCACCTGGCCGCGGTATTGTCGGCGAACCTCATTGCCGTGATCTTTGGCGTCGTCTTGATATTTTCTGCTTACCTATCGCAACGCCCGCGCCGTCATGACCAAAGCCAAACACCGCCGGATCGCATCGCCACGTGGCTGAAGTTGAATGGCAGTTATCCCGGTCCGGAGCAATCGGTACGGTACAATGTCTATCATGTGCCGCAGGGATTCAGCCTGATGTTCATCGCCGGCACGCTCTCCGGTTTGCTCGGCATCGGCTCCGGCGCGGTGAAAGTGCTGGCAATGGACCAGGCGATGCGCCTACCGTTCAAAGTCTCCACCACGACGAGCAACTTCATGATCGGCGTCACGGCCGCGGCGAGTGCCGGTGTCTATCTCCAGCGCGGCTACCTCGAGCCGGGCCTGGCGATGCCGGTGATGCTCGGCGTCCTGGCCGGTTCGCTGCTGGGCGCGCGCGTGCTGGTTTATGCCCAAACCCGGTGGCTGCGCTTGCTGTTCAGCGCCATTGTTCTGGCGCTGGCGGTGCAAATGATCATCAAGGGAATTGGAGGACGCTTCTAAATGGAACAACTGAGGCAATCAGCCGGCGAGCACCGCATGGAGCAAATCATCGGCAATCTGCTGCGCACCGGCGTACTGCTGGCCGCTTTGGTGGCGCTGGCCGGCGCAGCCCTCTTTCTGTATCGCCATGGCACAGAGGTGCCGGACTACCATTTCTTTCAAGGCGAGCCCAAAGACTTGCGGACCGCCGACGGCATTCTGCACAACGCCATGCAGATCAGAGGCCGGGGGATCATTCTGGCGGGCATGTTGCTCCTGATTGCCACGCCCGTGTTTCGTGTGGTCTTTGCCCTGCTGGCCTTCTTGTGGCTCCACGACCGTTTGTACTCTTTGATCAGCCTCATCGTCCTGGCGGCGCTCCTCTTCAGCCTGTTCGGCATGTCGCTGTGAGCCGCCGGCGGGCAGCCGGAGGAGGTGCGGCGCAGCGTGGTGGTCCGCGGATCAGTATCAGGCCCGAAAGCGGAGCGGGCCGGACAAAGCAGTTTCACTATATCAGAAAGGGCTCAAACCTGGGAAAGGAGCCCACGCCATGCGATCATTTTGCTTTCATTCTTTCTTGACCGCGCTTTTGGTGTTAAGCACAACGTTGGTGCGCCGCGCGGAAGCCCAATACTTCGGCCAAAACCGCGTGCAGTATGAAAACTTCAAATTCGAAATTCTCCAGACCGACCATTTCGATGTTTATTTCTATCCCGAAGAAAGGGAAGCTGCGCAGCAGGCGGCGCGCATGGCCGAACGCTGGTACGCGCGGCACAAATTCATTTTGCAGCACGAGCTGAGCGGCCGCCAGCCCATTTTGCTTTACGCCAGCTCTCCCCAATTTCAGCAAACCAACGCCGTTAGCGGCGAAATCGGCGAGGGCACCGGCGGCGTCACCGAAGCGTTGCAGCGCCGCGTCGTGCTGCCGTTTGCCGGGCCGATTGCCGAGACCGATCACGTCATCGGCCATGAGCTGGTGCATGCGTTTCAATACGACATCACCGGCGTGAATACCGGCGGCAGGTTTCGCTCCGACGTTGGCCTGCAATTGCCGTTGTGGTTTATCGAAGGCATGGCGGAATTTCTGTCGCTCGGCCCTAATGACCCCAACACCGCGATGTGGATGCGCGATGCCGTCAAATCCGAAAAGCGGCTGCCATCATACCGGCAGCTCGACGATTCGCGCTTTTTTCCGTATCGCTACGGTCAGGCGCTGCTGGCTTATATCGCCGGGCGCTGGGGTGATGACAAAATCGACAACTTGCTGAAAGAGTCCGGCAAATCGGGAAACCTCGAGCGCGCCATTCGCCAGGTGCTGCATGTCGGGCCGGATACGTTGGCGAATGATTGGCACAAAGCGCTGCATGCGGCCTACGACCCGCTGCTGAAAACCACGGAAGCGCCGGAGAAATACGGTAAGCAGATCATCAGCAAGAAACGGGGCGGCAGCGAGCTTAACGTCGGCCCGGTGTTAAGTCCCGACGGCAAAAATGTGATCTTCTTTTCGGAAAAAGGCTTGTTCGCCATCGACCTGTTTCTCGCCGATGCGGAAACCGGCAAGATCAAGCGCAATATTCTGCGCGCCGAACGGAATCCGCATTTGGAGAGTCTGGAATTCATCAGCTCGGCCGGCGCTTGGGACGCAAACGGCGACCGCATTGCTTTTGCGCTCGTCACCAAAGGCCGGCCCGGCCTCGGCGTGCTCGACGTGAAAAAGGACAAAATCAGCCGCGAAATCCGCCTGCCGCAGCTCGGCGAAGTTTTCAATCCGACCTGGTCGCCGGAGGGGCGGCGCATTGCCTTTTCGGCTTTGGCCAACGGCATGAGCGATATTTTCATCTATGATCTGCAAGCCGACAGCTTGCAGCGCGTGACGAATGATCTTTATTCGGATTTGCATCCGGCGTGGTCACCGGACGGCAAGCAGATCGTCTTTGCCACCGATCGTTTCACTGCCGATCTCAACCTTTTGCGAGCAGGCAATTATCGCCTGGCGCTGTATGACGTGGCGACCGGCAACATTTCCCAAGTGCCCGGGTTCTCAGAAGGCAAGCACCTCAACCCGCAATGGTCGCCGGACGGCAAAAGTATCTACTTCATTTCGGACCAAAACGGCGTTTCGAATATCTATCGCGTCGAGCTGGCGAGCGGCAGTCTTTTTCGAGTGACCAATCTTTACACCGGCGTGAGCGGCATTACGCCCTCGAGTCCGGCACTTTCAGTGGCGCAGAAGACCAATCGACTTGCTTTCAGCGTGTTCGAGGACGGCAAATACAACATCTATACCGTGGACGCGCCGGAAGTGCTGGCCGGCAAGCCGGCAGCGCAATCTGCCGATGACGCCAACCCCGCGGAGTTGCCGCCCATGGCGCGCGTTGCCACCAAACTCGATTCGGTTCTGCACAATGCGACGATGGGATTATCCGATACGAGCACGGAGCGCGTGGTCAATTACAGTTCCAAGTTGCGGCTGGCCTATATTGGCCAGCCCACTTTGGCTGCCGGCTACGACAGTTACGGCGCGTTTTTGGGCGGCGGCATTTCATTTTTGTGGAGCGACATGCTCGGCAATCACACGCTCGGTTTGGTCACGCAGGCGCAGATCGATGGCGCGTTCAGAGATTTTGCCGGTCAGCTCGGATACACCAACACGACCCACCGGTTGAATTGGGGCGTGGTGCTGCAGCAGATTCCGTACATCATCAGCCAGAGCGGCGAGTTCTACGCGCCGGGCAACAATGGCGACGTGCTCGACGTGCAGGAAGAACTGCGCTCTCGCCAGCTCAATCAGGAAATCGCTGGTTTACTGGCCTATCCGCTCAGCCGGACGCAGCGGGTGGAATTTTCCGTGGGCATGCAGCGTATCAGTTTCTCCGAGCAGTTGCGCACGCGGGCATTTTCGTATGATGCCGGCCAAAAGGTCATCGACGACACGCACAAGCTGCCCGCGCCCAGTGCGCTTTATCTTGCCAACACCGACCTGGCACTGGTGTATGACTCCTCGGTGTTCGGCGCCACCAGTCCGCTGCTCGGGCAAAGTTATCGCCTCGATTTCTCTCCGACCATCGGCACGATCGCGATGAACACGCTGCTCGCGGATTATCGCCGCTATTTCATGCTGATCAAACCGATCACAGTCGCCGGCAGATTGCTGCATTTTGGCCGCTACGGCAAAGATGCGGAAGACGGCCGGCTCACGCCGCTGTTCCTCGGCTATCCCGGCTTGGTGCGCGGCTACGGCAGCAACTCTTTCAACACGAATGAATTTGTTGCCACCTCGGATACGACTTTTGACAGCCCGGTGTTTGATCGGCTCATCGGCTCGCGCCTGGCCATTGCCAATTTCGAAGTGCGCTTCCCCTTGCTCGGCTTGCTCCACTTGGGCCCGGGATTCTACGGCGTTTTTCCCATTGAAACCGGCGTGTTTTATGACGCGGGCTGGGCGTGGACGAGAAAGGACAAAGCCAGCTTCTTGGGCGGCGGTCGCGATGCGGTGCGGAGCTATGGCGCCACGGCCCGTCTCAATTTGTTGGGCTACGCCGTGGTGGAAGCTGATTACGTCAATCCGGTGGATCGACCGCAAAAAGGATGGTTTTGGCAGTTCAATTTTACCGCGGGGTTTTGATACACGCAGATTGGAAAGCTGCAGCCTGGCAAGGCAGGCCAAGCCAATCCCTTCGTTCATCCACCTTGCGGGATAACGGCACCCTCATCACTCAGGAGGCATGCACGATGGCGAACTATTGCTTTTTCGCACCGATCCTGCCCGGCGGATTGGAACAAATGAAGAAGTGGAATAAAGAGATGATCGTCAACAACCAGGAGCACGACGAGGTCTTCCTGGCGGCGGGGATTTCGCGTGAGCAAGTTTGGTTACAGCACACGCCGCAGGGAGATTTTGCAGTCGCCAGCTTCGAGGTCAAGGATCCGGCCAAAGCATTTCAAAGCCTGGCCACTTCGCAGAAGCCTTGGGCCGTCAAATTCCGTGAGTTTCTCAAAACGTCGCATGGCATTGACGTGACCCAGCCGGTGCCGCCCAATGCGTTGCTGGTCGACTGGCATGCAAAAGCCAAGTGATTGCCGCGCCACTGCCGGCAAACAACAACAACTCGTTCCTCCCGCTCACGCGGGAGGGATGGTTTTGCAATGGCCACTTGGTTTGCCCGGGCGAGTCAATGACACGATGGATTGCTTATGGGTTTACTTGATCAAATGGAGCAGAACTTTCGTGAAAAACTGAATAGCCTGCTCGCGTATTTCAGCCGGCAATCGCATATGAAGCTGCTCACCCTTGGTTATCTCATGGTGGCGGTGATTTTTGGCCTGGATTACGCGACCGGCGTCGAATTGACGTTCTCGATTTTCTATCTCATCCCGATCTTTTTTGTGGCGTGGTTTGTCGGGAAAGCGGCCGGCGCCGTGATTTCGTTGATGAGCGCGGCGGCCTGGCTGCTGGCCGACGTGCTGGCTTCGCCCTCCCATTTGCATCCAATCTTTTCGACCTGGAATACCCTCGGCATCTTCGGCTTCTTCCTGCTCTTCACTTTCCTGCTGGCGGGTTTGCAGGAGGCCGTGCAACGGGAAAAACGCATGGCGCGAAAAATCCAGCTCGGCCTGCTGCCCAGGCAGGTTCCACAAATTCCCGGCTATGAAATCGCCACGGCGTGGCAGCCGGCAGACACTGTTGCCGGAGATTATTTCGATGTCTTGCCGCTCAATGAACACGCCTTGGGGCTGTGCATCGCTGATGTCTCCGGCCACGGCCTGCCGGCGGCGCTGCTGATGTCGAATTTGCAAGCCGCCGTCAAGCTGCTCGCCGCTCACAACACAGACCCGGCCGCACTTTGCAAAAAACTGAACCGGCTGGTGTGCGGCAACGTCGCGGATGGTAACTTCATCACCTTTTTCTATGCCCTGCTCGACACCGAAAGCCGCAGCCTGGTTTATGTCAATGCCGGACACAATCAGCCCATTCTCTTGCATCGTGATGGCACTTGGACCCGCCTCGACCTGGGCGGAATACCGCTGGGATTGGAGGCAAATCGCCAATATCAAACCGGCGAAATCCGACTCGCCGCCGGCGACCGGTTGGTGCTGTTCACGGACGGCTTGATCGAATGCACCAGTTTCAAAGAGCAAGCATTCGGCGAGCAGCGATTGCTGCACCTGCTGCGCGAACACCGCCAGCTTGACGCCGCGGGCCTGAAGGAACGCGTGATTCGTGCCGCCGCCGAATTCTGCCAAAGCCGGTATTCGGATGATCTGACGCTGGTGGTGCTGGCAGTGGTGTGAAATGCTTAACGTGGCTGCAGTGAATGATGAAATCATGCAAAATCATCTCAAAGCGCGGTCCTGGACGATTGGGGTCGTCACCCTGGTCACGCTCGGCAGCGGTGTATTGAATCTTTATTCCGTCATCGGCCCCAGCCTGCCGGAGCGCACAGCCATCTTGATAAGAATTTTTCCGCTCGAATTTCTGCATCTCTCGCGTTTCTTAACCGTGCTCATCGGCTTCGCGTTGATCATCTCTTCGCTCAACGTTTACAAACGCAAGCAGCGCGCTTGGTGGAGTGTGCTGCTGCTGGCCAGCGCCGCGATCGTGTTTCACCTCACCAAGGGCCTCGACTACGAAGAAGCGACGCTGTCACTTGTACTCGTCGTGGCGTTGACGTTCGCGCGCAAGATTTTTACGGTGAGGAGCAGCATGCCCGATCTGCGCTGGGGCTTGTTGCGTTTTGGCATTGCCGTGATTGCGGCCTTCGCCTACGGCGTTCTGGGCTTTTGGCTATTAGAACCGCATGAATTCGGCATCAATTTCCACTGGAACGATGCCATCCATCGCACGCTCGAATATTTGTCGCTCAATCCCGATCCGCAACTTAAGCCGCACACGCATTATGCCCGCTGGTTTCTGGATTCGCTGCAATTGATCACGCTCACCGCCATGGGCTATTCACTGGTTGCCTTGTTCCGTCCGGTGCTTTATCGTTTTCGCACCGCGCCGCATGAACGCGAGCGCGCGGCGGAGATCGTGCGCGCGTATGGCCGTTCCTCGCTCGACTATTTCAAATCGTGGCCGGACAAATCGATTTTCTTCGGCGGATCACCGAACAGCTTCGTGGCCTATCGTGTCGGCGCCAATTTCGCGATCGCGCTCGGCGATCCCACCGGACCGGAAGCAGAGATGGAGCACACGATTCGTGCGTTCACGGAATTCTGCCAGGAGAATGATTGGCACCTGGCCTTTCATCAAACCTCACCGGATTTTTTATCGCTCTACCAGAAGCTCGGTTTTCGCAGACTCAAGATCGGCGACGATGCCATCGTGGATTTGACTGCGTTTTCGTTGGCGGGAAACGTCAGGAAGGAAATGCGCCAGGCCGTCAATCGGCTGGAAAAATCCGGCGTGCACGCCGTGCATTACGCGCCGCCGCTGGCGGATGAAATAATTGTCCAATTGCGGGAAGTTTCGGATGAATGGCTGCAGACGCCCGGCCGGCGCGAGCGGCGCTTCACCCTGGGGCTTTTTGAGCCAAATTATCTGCGTTCCACACCGGTGCTGGCGGCAGCGGACAAAGATGAAAAGATTCTCGCATTCGTCAATATCATTCCCTCCTTTGCGCGCGGCGAGAGCACCGTGGATTTGATGCGCCGGCGGGTACACGCACCGAACGGCGTCATGGATTATTTGTTTGTGAAAGTCTTTCAGCATGCCAAAGAACAAGGCTTCACGCGCTTCAATCTGGGCATGGCGCCCATGTCCGGCTTTCAAGAACGCGAGGAAGCCACGCCGGAAGAGCGCGCCATACATTATTTCTTCCAGCATTTGAATTTTCTGTTCAGCTACACCGGCTTGCGCCAATACAAAGCCAAGTTCGCCGACTTTTGGGAGCCGCGCTATGACGTGCTGCGCAGCCTGCTCGACTTGCCGAGACTGGGCGTGGCGCTCAGCAAAGTGGCGGAAATTGAGAATTGAGCAGGCAGTGAGTACAGAACATGCTGCCGGCTTATGTCGCGCGTCGCGCAAGGTCTTGCCATGAATCAGCCCGCCCTCGAATTGACCACCAGTCCCACTGCCGTGACCAAACGCGGGTCCCCATGGCTCAAACAAGCGTTGGGCTATTTCATCGCCGCAGTTTGCCTGGTGTGGGTCTTTCACGACATTCACGCCAGACGGCTTTGGCACAGCTTCACACACCTCAACTGGTGGTTGATTGGCGTTGCGATCTTCTTTGATATTTTGAGCTATTACTGCCAGGGTCTGCGGTGGGAGCTGCTGCTGCGCTCGCTCGGAAAAATTTCCTCCATGCGAACGACGCAGGCGATCTACGCCGGACTCTTCACAAACGAGATTGTGCCTTTGCGCGTCGGCGAACTGGTGCGTGCCTATTTGGTTTCGCGCTGGCTGCCGGCGGCGTTTGTATCCGTCATCCCGTCGATGGCTGTCGAGCGTTTATTTGACGGCGTCTGGTTGGCGCTCGCCATTGGCGTCGCGGCCTTCTTCGTGCCATTGCCCCACGATCTCCTCGCGGCCGAAGAAATCCTGGGCGTCCTCGTTTTGATGGCAATCAGTTTGTTCGTCTACCTGGTTTTCGGCAAACCTCGCGTGCGCAGTGAGAAAAAAATCTCCGCCTGGAAACCGCTGCGTACAATAACAAGATTCGTCGAACATTTAGCGAACGAGGTGCGCAGTATTGGCGCTTCGCGTTTCTCTTATGTCGCCATGCTGGTCTCGGCTTTCATTCTCGTTTTTCAGATCATCGCCTTCTGGCTGGTCATGCGGGCGTGCGGCCTGCAGTTGTCGTTTTGGGCGGGCGCGGTGGTGCTGCTCATCGTGCACATCGGCACCGCGATTCCCAACGCGCCTTCCAATATCGGCACCTATCAATTCTTCACCGTCGTCGGCCTGCAGCTCTTTGGCATTGATAAAACGCTGGCCACCGCTTTTTCGGTGGTGGTGTTCATCGTGTTGACGATCCCGCTGTGGCTGCTCGGCTTGCTCGCAATTAGCCAATCCGGAATGACTTTGGCGACGATTCGCGGCGAGATCGGCGGGATAATGAGCAAAACAAAAAATAGATTATCTGCGGACGAAAAATGAAACGCATTCTCCTGTTCATTGGCATTGCTTCTCTTCTGGCCAACCTCAGCCTCGCTCGCACGGAAGATTCCCTGCGTTTCGGCCGCTTCGGCAAAGTCTTTCTCTATCGCGAAAAGCCGCAGCCGGCGCACGTTGTGCTCTTCGTTTCCGGCGACGGCGGCTGGAATTTGGGCGTGATCGATATGGCGCAAGCGCTGGCGCATCTCGATGCGCTTGTTGTTGGCGTTGATATTACCCATTATCTCCGACAACTCGAAGGCGCCGATGACCAGTGCGCTTATCCCGCAGCGGATTTCGAAGCGCTCAGCCAGTTTGTGCAGAAGCAACTCGGCTACCCGCGCTACGTGACGCCGGTGTTGGTGGGATATTCTTCCGGCGCCACGCTGGTCTATGCAACGCTGGTGCAGGCGCCGTCCACCACTTTTGGCGGCGCCATCAGCCTTGGCTTCTGTCCGGACTTGCCGCTCAGCAAACCACTATGCAAAGGCAGTGGTTTGGAATGGCAGTCCGGTCGCAAAGGCAAAGGCTTCAGCTTTCTGCCGGCTGCCAATCTTGAGGTCCCCTGGATCGCTTTGCAGGGAACCAGCGACCAAGTCTGCAATTCCGACTCTACGGCAAAATACGTCAAGCAAGTCAAACAGGGTGAGCTTGTGATGCTGCCGAAGGTCGGGCATGGTTTTTCCGTGCAAAAGAATTGGATGCCCCAATTCAAGCAGGCATTCGCACGCCTCGCAATGAAAAGCGAAAGCGAGCCGGGGCCGCATGAACGAGCGCTGCAAGATTTGCCACTCATCGAGGTTCCGTGCGGCGGTGACGGCGGAAATCTCATGGCCCTTCATATCACCGGTGACGGCGGCTGGGGCGTGACGGACAAAGGATTGAGCAACACCCTGGCCGCACACGGCATTCCAGTGGTCGGGTTGAACTCACTTAAATACTTCTGGACGAAACGCACGCCGGAGGGAACAGCCAACGATGTGGAACGCCTGCTGCGCCATTATTTGTCCGCGTGGAAAAAGGAGAAATTGATACTCATCGGTTATTCCTTCGGCGCGGACGTGCTTCCTTTTGTGGTCAACCGGCTGCCGGACGAGTTGCGCGCCAAAGTGGAATTGCTCGTTTTTCTCGGACCGAGCGCAACAGCCCAGTTCGAGTTTCATCTCGCGAACTGGCTGGGGGACGCCGAGCCGCGCCCCCGTTTTATGGTGCAACCGGAGATCGAGAAGCTGCATAATATGAGAATGCTTTGTTTTTGCGGTGATGAAGAAAAAGACAGTCTTTGTCAGAAACTTGCGCCGCGTCTGGTGAAGACCGTGGTAAGAAAAGGCGGTCACCGCTTGGGCGGCAACTATGCGCCGGTGGCGGAGGAAATCTTGAGAGAGGTACAATAATATGAGAATCGCCTTTCCACCGTTCGTTGAAATTGCGCTGCGCACGGCAGTGATCTACCTCATCATTTTGACGGGCCTGCGCCTCACCGGCAAACGCGAGGTCGGGCAGATGATGCCGTTGGACCTCGCCATGCTCATCCTGCTGGCGAATGCGGTGCAAAACGCCATGACCGGGCCCGACACTTCGCTGCTCGGCGGAGTTGTGGCCGCCGCAACGCTTTTGGCCATGAATGCGGCGGCGACACGCGTGGCGTGGCGCAACCGCAAAATACGCCGCCTGGTTGAAGGCACGCCGACGCTGCTCATTCGCCACGGCGAGATGCTGCGCCAAAATCTCGCAAAAGAAAAGCTCACCAGCGACGACCTGCAGCAGGCGCTGCGTGAGCACGGCATTGCCAATGTCGCCGAGGTTTCGCTCGCGGTGCTCGAAATCGACGGCGCCATCAGCGTGCTCAGGAACGACGAGATGCCGGCGGTCGCGCGGCCGCATCATCGCATGCGGTTTCTGGATCGAAAAGCAGACTGATTCTCTGCAGGAACTTTTTGAAGGGATGATCGGGATGAATGCAGGCCGGTGTGATGATGAAAGCAGCTTGCAGCGGATTCTCCGCGCCTTGCGGCATCGCAATTATCGTCTCTTCCACGGCGGCCAAAGCGTCTCGTTGATCGGCACGCGGTTGACGCGCGTCGCCTCGAGCTGGCTGGTCTATCGTTTGATGGAATCGGCGCGGCGGGACTGCCGGGACTGGGCATCGCCGATGTTTTCCGGAAAAATTCGGCGCTTTGCCATGGGCGTGAAATGGGAAAAATCGAAATCGCGAGCCGCGTCGATTTCCACGAATTGCGGAATGAAGAAATTCAGCCCGTTGACTGGCTACCCGGCAGCAGAAGCACAAGCAATCCGGGAGACACGCAGAATGCCGGCGAAAACGCCAGCCGAACACGCCCGCGGGCATGCACGCGCATGAGCACGCTCACCAAAACCGTAATGAACAACCGCATCACCATCACACGAACGCCCAGTCTGTCTCCTTGTCCCCTGTCCCCTTGCTGGCAGAGCGGCGCAAAGGAATAAAGAACAAGTTGGAGGGCGAATGGGCCATCTTCGCAGAATGAAACCAAATCGTGTCAATCCTGTCCAGTTTTCTCAGGGCTTGCGCCGTCGCGTCGGAAGGCCTTTGGGACCGGCGGCGCTGCGCTTGGGCTTGGCGAGCACCGTCTTGCCAGGTGTGACTTGCTCGCTGGCCTTTCGAGAAGAAGTGACCTGCCGCGGCCTTGAAGGTGGCTGCTGAGCGGCATCCTCGACGAACTTTCTGAATGCGGTTTGCAGCAGCGTCACACTCTCGGTCAAGGATGCAATCGCCTTGCCCTGCTCTTTCACCATCTTGGTCAAAACTGCGATGATGTGATCATGATTGACCGCTTTCTTGTCCGCGCTGGTCACAAGATCGGGAGAGTCTTCGGCGACAAAGCCGAGATGCGGCGCCTTTCTGTCATCTGCCTTGAGGTTAAATTTGACCGGATTCAAATTCGCCAAAATGGCGGCTGCTTCCTCGTTAGAGAATTCTTCGATGTTTTCCTTCAATTCCCGCGTGCAGGCTGAAAGCAGGGCGCCGTAATACCTGATGCCGTCTGGCCAGTCGGCGGCATAGTTGAGGTGCAGTTCGCGCCTCAAATCCACCAGCGCACGGCCAGGTGAGAACCCAAGACTACCGCGGCGGGAGGAATGGCCCAACAGTAAATCAGCGGCACGAATGGTGGCAGTGAAGTTGTCTGCCACTTCCAGCTTTGCAAGCTGGCCGTAATTAAGGCTGCCGTTGGCAGCAATATTTCCGCCTGCGGAGATATTGCCATTAGCTGCAATATTACCGTTGACAGTGATGTTGCCGTTAGTCGTGAGTTCACCATGAAGGCCAAGGCTGCCACCTGCAGTACGAATGGTATTGGCAGTGATTTCGCCGCTGGCATGGAAGCTGCCATTGACCTCGAGGCGGTACGTCGGAGTACTGGTGCCGATGCCGACATTACCGTCATTGCGCACCGCCAAAAGACTATTTTGCGCCGCGTTGTTGATAAGCAGCGCCAGCTTGGACGCATCACTCGTCTCTCCCTGGATTCTCACGGTTTCTTGATTATTTTGGCGGGTCCCAAAGCCAAAATGCCCATCGCCATCGATACGCAATCGCTCTTTTCCTTTTGTTGCCATGGCGATGCTATTGGCATCAGGATAGTAAAAAACAGTTTTCAGAAGCTTTTCAAATTCAGCCATCGGACTGTTCCTTTCGCGGTGAATCTTTTACTGCAGCGGCAGCACGGTCACCGCCGGCGGCTCCGGCAGATTGAGACGGCTGAAATGCAGCGTGACCTCGACCCATTCCGGCAACGGGCTAGCGACGGCATAGAGCAGCCACCCCTCCACAAAAACCGGAATATCGGGCACCGTGCATACCGTCCCGGTTTTTCCTGCGGGCCATTGCGCATATCCGGCAAAACGGCCATAGCCTTCCACTTCACCAATGGGGCTCACCGTGAGTCCCGTTGCACGCAAAGAATCCAGTGGCGCCG harbors:
- a CDS encoding phosphatidylglycerol lysyltransferase domain-containing protein encodes the protein MQNHLKARSWTIGVVTLVTLGSGVLNLYSVIGPSLPERTAILIRIFPLEFLHLSRFLTVLIGFALIISSLNVYKRKQRAWWSVLLLASAAIVFHLTKGLDYEEATLSLVLVVALTFARKIFTVRSSMPDLRWGLLRFGIAVIAAFAYGVLGFWLLEPHEFGINFHWNDAIHRTLEYLSLNPDPQLKPHTHYARWFLDSLQLITLTAMGYSLVALFRPVLYRFRTAPHERERAAEIVRAYGRSSLDYFKSWPDKSIFFGGSPNSFVAYRVGANFAIALGDPTGPEAEMEHTIRAFTEFCQENDWHLAFHQTSPDFLSLYQKLGFRRLKIGDDAIVDLTAFSLAGNVRKEMRQAVNRLEKSGVHAVHYAPPLADEIIVQLREVSDEWLQTPGRRERRFTLGLFEPNYLRSTPVLAAADKDEKILAFVNIIPSFARGESTVDLMRRRVHAPNGVMDYLFVKVFQHAKEQGFTRFNLGMAPMSGFQEREEATPEERAIHYFFQHLNFLFSYTGLRQYKAKFADFWEPRYDVLRSLLDLPRLGVALSKVAEIEN
- a CDS encoding PP2C family protein-serine/threonine phosphatase codes for the protein MGLLDQMEQNFREKLNSLLAYFSRQSHMKLLTLGYLMVAVIFGLDYATGVELTFSIFYLIPIFFVAWFVGKAAGAVISLMSAAAWLLADVLASPSHLHPIFSTWNTLGIFGFFLLFTFLLAGLQEAVQREKRMARKIQLGLLPRQVPQIPGYEIATAWQPADTVAGDYFDVLPLNEHALGLCIADVSGHGLPAALLMSNLQAAVKLLAAHNTDPAALCKKLNRLVCGNVADGNFITFFYALLDTESRSLVYVNAGHNQPILLHRDGTWTRLDLGGIPLGLEANRQYQTGEIRLAAGDRLVLFTDGLIECTSFKEQAFGEQRLLHLLREHRQLDAAGLKERVIRAAAEFCQSRYSDDLTLVVLAVV
- a CDS encoding virulence factor family protein, which gives rise to MKRILLFIGIASLLANLSLARTEDSLRFGRFGKVFLYREKPQPAHVVLFVSGDGGWNLGVIDMAQALAHLDALVVGVDITHYLRQLEGADDQCAYPAADFEALSQFVQKQLGYPRYVTPVLVGYSSGATLVYATLVQAPSTTFGGAISLGFCPDLPLSKPLCKGSGLEWQSGRKGKGFSFLPAANLEVPWIALQGTSDQVCNSDSTAKYVKQVKQGELVMLPKVGHGFSVQKNWMPQFKQAFARLAMKSESEPGPHERALQDLPLIEVPCGGDGGNLMALHITGDGGWGVTDKGLSNTLAAHGIPVVGLNSLKYFWTKRTPEGTANDVERLLRHYLSAWKKEKLILIGYSFGADVLPFVVNRLPDELRAKVELLVFLGPSATAQFEFHLANWLGDAEPRPRFMVQPEIEKLHNMRMLCFCGDEEKDSLCQKLAPRLVKTVVRKGGHRLGGNYAPVAEEILREVQ
- a CDS encoding flippase-like domain-containing protein; amino-acid sequence: MNQPALELTTSPTAVTKRGSPWLKQALGYFIAAVCLVWVFHDIHARRLWHSFTHLNWWLIGVAIFFDILSYYCQGLRWELLLRSLGKISSMRTTQAIYAGLFTNEIVPLRVGELVRAYLVSRWLPAAFVSVIPSMAVERLFDGVWLALAIGVAAFFVPLPHDLLAAEEILGVLVLMAISLFVYLVFGKPRVRSEKKISAWKPLRTITRFVEHLANEVRSIGASRFSYVAMLVSAFILVFQIIAFWLVMRACGLQLSFWAGAVVLLIVHIGTAIPNAPSNIGTYQFFTVVGLQLFGIDKTLATAFSVVVFIVLTIPLWLLGLLAISQSGMTLATIRGEIGGIMSKTKNRLSADEK
- a CDS encoding DUF421 domain-containing protein, producing MRIAFPPFVEIALRTAVIYLIILTGLRLTGKREVGQMMPLDLAMLILLANAVQNAMTGPDTSLLGGVVAAATLLAMNAAATRVAWRNRKIRRLVEGTPTLLIRHGEMLRQNLAKEKLTSDDLQQALREHGIANVAEVSLAVLEIDGAISVLRNDEMPAVARPHHRMRFLDRKAD